Proteins co-encoded in one Flavobacteriaceae bacterium MAR_2009_75 genomic window:
- a CDS encoding hydroxymethylglutaryl-CoA lyase, translating into MQNKVKIIECPRDAMQGIKAFIPTKEKIKYIQSLLNCGFDTIDFGSFVSPKAIPQMVDSAEVLSQLDLSKSDSKLLSIVANVRGAKDACKHPEIDYLGYPFSISENFQMRNTHKTIGESVAILQEILENAETNGKEVVTYISMGFGNPYGDPWDVDIVGEWTEKLAAMGVKILSLSDTVGTSTPENIDYLFSNLIPKYPEIEFGAHLHTTPTRWHEKIDAAFNAGCRRFDGAVQGFGGCPMAKDELTGNMPTEKMLSYFTAKKADSGVNWMVFEAAYNKATELFSVYH; encoded by the coding sequence ATGCAGAACAAGGTAAAGATTATAGAATGCCCAAGAGATGCCATGCAAGGCATCAAAGCATTTATTCCCACAAAAGAAAAGATAAAATACATTCAATCTTTATTGAATTGTGGGTTTGATACTATAGATTTTGGCAGTTTTGTATCGCCGAAAGCCATACCGCAAATGGTAGATTCGGCAGAAGTACTTTCACAACTCGACCTTTCAAAGTCAGATAGCAAGTTACTATCTATAGTAGCTAATGTTCGTGGGGCAAAAGATGCCTGTAAGCACCCTGAGATTGATTATTTGGGTTATCCTTTTTCGATTTCTGAAAACTTTCAAATGCGTAATACGCATAAGACCATTGGGGAATCGGTCGCTATTTTACAAGAAATTTTAGAAAATGCTGAGACTAACGGAAAAGAAGTGGTTACCTATATTTCTATGGGTTTCGGTAACCCGTATGGTGATCCTTGGGATGTTGATATCGTTGGGGAGTGGACCGAGAAATTAGCGGCAATGGGCGTTAAGATTCTTTCATTGTCTGATACCGTAGGTACGTCGACACCTGAAAATATCGACTATCTGTTTTCTAATTTGATTCCTAAATACCCTGAAATAGAGTTTGGGGCCCATTTACATACGACGCCTACGAGATGGCATGAAAAAATTGACGCTGCATTTAATGCGGGTTGCCGCAGATTTGACGGTGCGGTACAAGGTTTCGGCGGTTGCCCAATGGCAAAAGATGAATTGACCGGTAACATGCCTACCGAAAAAATGTTGTCTTACTTTACCGCAAAAAAAGCCGATTCTGGGGTTAATTGGATGGTCTTTGAAGCTGCCTACAATAAAGCCACAGAATTGTTTTCAGTTTATCACTAA
- a CDS encoding threonine/homoserine/homoserine lactone efflux protein has translation MSYETLYAFMFATSALAISPGPDNIYVLMQSLVNGKKYGLATMAGLMSGCLVHTTLLAFGVSAIIKQSETLFFGIKLLGAIYLLFLAFQVYKSDASVALSGENVPKRSLRSLFRQGFIMNVLNPKVTIFFLAFFPGFLFSQTLGTVSQFYILGGLFVVVSSIIFGTIAILSGAISKYLQESSKIGIYLKWLQIIVFVGIAAYLLLSDK, from the coding sequence ATGAGTTACGAAACCCTGTACGCCTTTATGTTCGCTACATCGGCTTTGGCCATTTCTCCTGGGCCCGATAATATCTATGTACTAATGCAGAGCTTGGTCAACGGAAAGAAATATGGTTTGGCCACCATGGCGGGTCTTATGTCGGGCTGTTTGGTGCATACTACATTATTGGCATTTGGGGTGTCGGCAATTATCAAACAAAGCGAAACCTTGTTTTTCGGTATCAAACTTTTAGGTGCGATATATCTTTTGTTTTTGGCGTTTCAAGTTTATAAAAGTGATGCATCTGTAGCTTTATCGGGGGAAAATGTACCCAAGAGAAGCTTGCGGTCGTTGTTTCGTCAAGGTTTTATCATGAATGTCTTAAACCCGAAAGTGACCATTTTCTTTTTAGCATTTTTTCCCGGGTTTCTTTTCAGTCAAACCTTAGGTACGGTAAGCCAGTTTTATATTTTGGGTGGATTGTTCGTTGTAGTTTCATCAATAATTTTCGGAACCATAGCTATTCTTTCTGGGGCAATTTCAAAGTATCTTCAAGAAAGTTCAAAAATCGGAATCTACCTCAAATGGTTACAGATTATAGTGTTTGTAGGTATTGCTGCTTACCTCTTGTTATCCGATAAATAA
- a CDS encoding stress responsive alpha/beta barrel protein codes for MKSIQLALVCAFFSTTLFATEKNNSENPTSKIVMAQDSLLRHVVLFKFKSGTSEEDIKKVEEAFSALPSKISQIVSYEWGLNNSPEGHDKGFTHCFFLTFESEADRAIYLPHPDHKAFGAILGPHLDDVLVVDYWTK; via the coding sequence ATGAAGTCAATTCAACTTGCCTTAGTTTGTGCATTTTTTAGCACTACCCTTTTCGCTACCGAAAAGAACAATTCCGAAAACCCAACCTCTAAAATAGTTATGGCTCAAGATAGTTTATTACGTCATGTCGTTCTCTTCAAATTCAAATCAGGCACCTCTGAAGAAGATATTAAGAAGGTCGAAGAAGCTTTTAGTGCCTTACCCTCAAAAATATCGCAAATTGTCTCTTACGAATGGGGATTGAACAATAGCCCTGAAGGTCATGATAAAGGTTTTACCCATTGTTTTTTCCTAACATTTGAGAGTGAAGCAGATCGAGCTATTTACTTGCCACATCCTGACCATAAGGCATTTGGAGCTATTCTAGGGCCACATTTAGATGATGTTCTTGTTGTAGATTATTGGACCAAGTAG
- a CDS encoding dihydroorotate oxidase A: MYKILIRPFLFLMDAEKAHHFTFSLVRFLSNIGFSSIFRAIYNFEDARLEREVFGIKFKNPVGLAAGFDKDAKLFNELSNFGFGFVEIGTLTPKPQEGNPKKRLFRLKPDSAIVNRMGFNNSGVQDAVKRLKKKHQVLIGGNIGKNKVTPNEEAVNDYLICFNALYDYVDYFVVNVSSPNTPGLRELQDREPLTALLNELKKENYSLSQKNGKQQKPILLKIAPDLTNEQLTDIIKIVADTKIDGVIATNTTIAREGLQSTPNLVQEKGGLSGKPLTNRSTEVIRFLAQNSNKAFPIIGVGGIHSAQDALDKLDAGADLVQLYTGFIYEGPSLIKQINKAILDRA; this comes from the coding sequence ATGTATAAAATACTTATTCGTCCTTTTTTGTTTCTGATGGATGCTGAAAAGGCACATCATTTCACCTTCTCTTTAGTCCGATTTTTATCCAATATAGGTTTTTCTTCCATTTTTAGAGCTATCTATAATTTTGAGGATGCCCGTTTGGAGCGGGAGGTATTCGGAATCAAGTTTAAAAACCCCGTTGGGTTGGCAGCAGGTTTCGATAAAGATGCCAAGTTGTTTAACGAGCTTTCCAATTTTGGTTTCGGATTCGTCGAAATAGGTACACTAACGCCCAAACCACAAGAAGGTAATCCGAAGAAAAGGTTATTTAGGTTAAAGCCAGACTCAGCTATCGTGAACAGAATGGGTTTTAATAACTCGGGGGTACAAGATGCGGTAAAACGTTTGAAGAAAAAACACCAAGTTCTCATTGGAGGTAACATCGGTAAGAACAAGGTTACGCCAAATGAAGAGGCTGTAAACGACTACTTAATCTGTTTCAATGCCCTTTATGATTATGTAGATTACTTTGTGGTCAACGTCAGCTCGCCAAATACTCCCGGACTTAGGGAACTTCAAGACAGAGAGCCATTGACTGCTTTGCTGAATGAGCTCAAGAAAGAAAACTATAGTCTTTCTCAAAAAAATGGCAAGCAACAAAAACCTATTCTACTCAAAATTGCCCCAGATTTAACTAACGAGCAGTTAACTGATATTATCAAGATTGTTGCCGACACAAAAATAGATGGCGTTATCGCTACCAATACCACCATTGCAAGAGAAGGTTTACAGTCAACCCCTAATCTAGTTCAAGAAAAAGGCGGCTTGAGCGGTAAACCTTTGACGAATAGAAGCACCGAGGTCATTCGGTTTTTGGCTCAGAACAGCAACAAAGCTTTTCCGATCATCGGTGTAGGCGGTATTCATAGTGCGCAAGATGCGCTCGATAAATTAGATGCCGGTGCTGATTTAGTGCAACTTTACACCGGTTTTATCTATGAAGGCCCGTCATTGATAAAGCAAATTAACAAAGCGATTTTAGATAGGGCATAA
- a CDS encoding iron complex outermembrane receptor protein — translation MKKYFLSFFILVFGFISLASAQITGTVNDDDGAPLPGASVIVKGTTTGTTTDFDGNFSINAEIGDTLVVSYIGFESKEVTAEADELIIALSSGVALAEVVIVGSRNPNRTATESTVPVDVIDMKELNNVSPQVNLNQILNYVAPSFTSNTQTISDGTDHVDPASLRGLGPDQVLVLINGKRRHTSALINVNGTFGRGSVGTDLNAIPSSAIQRIEVLRDGAAAQYGSDAIAGVINIVLNKTINELSATVTTGANFSKNANEQTGGVDGETTNVAASYGLGLGENGGYFTLSGDFDVREDYSRMREWEGEVFNQYNVVERIANNDGYDLAALLDDDVADVIQYANQAGIDLNGATTKEELQPILSQNATTSELAARNQQRSDYNMRVGQSALRGGRLFANFSLPLDDNGTEVYSFAGISSRTGNSAGFYRLPNQSRTYTPAYINGFLPEINSTIKDRSLSVGIKGNINEWNVDLSNTYGKNSFLYTIGNTFNASLQNASPTFFDAGGFSFAQNTSNLDITRFFEEVMSGLNVAFGAEYRVENYEIEAGEEASYAQYTAAGQRITLASQQPSQDFFGNARPGGSQVFPGFSPNNELSRGRNSIAGYLDLEADFSDRFLASFATRFENYSDFGSTINFKLATRYKVSDNLNIRGAANTGFRAPSLHQINFNSTSTIFDQNGDPQEVGTFANNSRAAQLLGIPQLKEETSKSVSLGLTAKIPNANLTITVDGYYVEINDRVVYTGQFSGPGTGTELDNLLRQANATAASFFANAINTESRGLDVVLTHNTTIGDNWRLKSDLAGTFSKTNQIGDINASDVLRNAGLVDTYFPEDSRVYLEEAVPRTKINLSNSLTSDKLIVFLRNVYFGEVTEATTNIDRQQVFGTKVVTDLSLGYKFTDALTFTVGANNLFDIYPDRAAEVLGDGGNNRSDGRFDWSRRAQQFGIGGRFLFARLNLTLK, via the coding sequence ATGAAAAAATATTTTTTATCATTCTTTATACTCGTTTTTGGCTTTATTAGCCTTGCGAGTGCTCAAATTACAGGAACTGTAAATGATGATGATGGAGCACCTTTGCCAGGGGCTTCTGTAATAGTCAAAGGTACTACAACTGGAACAACTACCGACTTTGATGGCAATTTTTCAATCAATGCCGAAATAGGCGATACGCTGGTTGTTTCGTATATAGGTTTCGAATCAAAAGAAGTCACCGCCGAGGCAGATGAGCTGATTATAGCTCTAAGTTCTGGTGTTGCACTTGCTGAAGTAGTCATTGTTGGCTCACGTAACCCAAATAGAACAGCGACTGAAAGTACTGTTCCAGTTGATGTTATCGATATGAAAGAACTCAATAACGTTTCACCGCAAGTAAACTTGAACCAGATATTAAATTATGTTGCCCCATCTTTTACCTCAAATACCCAAACTATTTCTGACGGTACCGACCATGTCGATCCAGCCTCCTTGAGAGGTCTAGGCCCCGATCAGGTTTTAGTACTTATTAACGGGAAAAGAAGGCATACATCTGCATTGATAAACGTGAACGGAACGTTTGGTCGAGGTAGTGTCGGCACAGATTTGAACGCCATACCTTCTTCTGCCATTCAGCGTATCGAAGTACTCCGTGATGGCGCCGCTGCCCAATACGGATCGGATGCAATAGCCGGGGTGATCAATATCGTTTTGAATAAAACAATTAATGAATTAAGCGCAACAGTTACGACCGGCGCTAATTTCTCTAAAAATGCAAATGAACAGACAGGTGGGGTTGACGGTGAAACGACGAATGTTGCCGCAAGCTATGGACTAGGCCTTGGAGAAAATGGAGGTTATTTTACCTTGTCAGGTGATTTTGATGTACGTGAAGATTACAGCAGAATGAGGGAATGGGAAGGTGAAGTCTTCAATCAGTATAATGTTGTAGAACGAATTGCGAACAATGATGGTTATGATCTCGCTGCACTTTTAGATGATGATGTAGCAGATGTTATTCAATATGCAAACCAGGCAGGTATCGATTTAAACGGAGCGACAACGAAAGAAGAACTACAACCTATTTTATCACAAAATGCAACTACATCAGAACTGGCTGCTAGAAATCAACAGCGCAGTGATTACAACATGAGAGTAGGGCAGTCCGCTTTACGTGGGGGGCGTCTATTTGCAAATTTTTCACTGCCTTTAGATGATAATGGAACAGAAGTGTATTCTTTTGCAGGCATAAGTTCTAGAACTGGTAATTCAGCAGGCTTTTATAGACTACCTAATCAAAGTCGCACCTATACACCGGCCTATATCAATGGCTTCTTGCCCGAAATTAATTCAACAATAAAAGACCGTTCATTATCAGTTGGAATTAAAGGAAACATTAATGAGTGGAATGTCGATTTGAGCAATACTTATGGTAAGAACTCATTTCTCTATACCATTGGAAATACTTTTAATGCTTCATTACAGAATGCATCACCTACATTTTTTGATGCTGGTGGGTTCTCGTTTGCCCAGAATACTTCGAATCTTGACATTACACGTTTCTTCGAAGAAGTTATGTCGGGCTTGAATGTGGCTTTCGGTGCCGAATACCGCGTCGAAAATTACGAAATAGAAGCCGGCGAAGAGGCCTCGTATGCGCAATATACGGCTGCCGGTCAACGAATAACTTTAGCATCGCAACAACCGTCTCAAGATTTTTTCGGAAATGCAAGACCAGGGGGTTCCCAGGTGTTTCCTGGTTTTAGTCCAAACAATGAGTTGTCTCGTGGTAGAAATAGTATCGCAGGTTATTTAGATTTAGAAGCTGATTTCTCCGATCGTTTCTTGGCGAGTTTTGCAACACGGTTTGAAAACTATAGTGATTTTGGTTCAACCATCAATTTTAAGTTAGCCACACGCTATAAAGTTTCTGATAATTTGAATATACGCGGTGCTGCCAATACGGGTTTCAGGGCACCTTCGTTGCACCAAATCAATTTCAATTCGACTTCAACTATATTTGATCAGAATGGTGACCCTCAAGAGGTGGGAACTTTTGCTAATAATAGTAGAGCTGCTCAACTCTTAGGGATTCCTCAGCTGAAAGAAGAAACATCAAAGAGTGTAAGCTTAGGGTTAACGGCTAAAATTCCCAATGCCAATCTGACTATAACTGTTGATGGGTATTATGTCGAGATTAACGATCGAGTTGTTTACACAGGTCAATTTTCAGGTCCTGGTACGGGTACCGAACTAGATAATTTGTTGAGACAAGCCAATGCTACGGCTGCATCGTTCTTTGCTAATGCTATTAATACCGAATCGCGGGGATTAGATGTGGTGCTGACCCACAATACGACAATCGGTGATAATTGGAGGTTGAAATCTGATTTGGCGGGTACTTTCTCAAAAACGAATCAAATAGGGGATATTAACGCCTCTGATGTACTGCGTAATGCCGGTCTGGTTGATACCTACTTTCCGGAAGACAGTAGGGTATACTTAGAGGAAGCTGTGCCACGAACGAAAATCAATCTTTCTAACAGTCTGACTTCCGATAAGCTTATCGTATTCTTACGTAATGTATATTTTGGTGAAGTTACCGAAGCCACAACTAACATAGATAGACAACAAGTATTTGGCACCAAGGTAGTCACCGATTTATCTTTGGGCTACAAGTTCACCGATGCGTTGACTTTCACCGTGGGTGCTAATAACTTATTTGATATTTATCCGGATCGCGCAGCGGAAGTTTTAGGCGATGGAGGTAACAATCGTAGCGATGGTCGTTTCGATTGGTCACGAAGGGCACAGCAGTTTGGTATCGGGGGCAGGTTTTTGTTCGCTCGTTTGAATCTGACTCTTAAGTAA
- a CDS encoding tripeptide aminopeptidase, with translation MKHIINRFLKYVTIDTQSDPNSKTTPSTEKQWYLADLLAEELEEIGMTDVTIDDNAYIMATLPSNIENKVPTIGFISHFDTSPDFSGTDVNPQIIENYDGKDIVLNSEKNIILSPDYFEDLKQYKGQTLITTDGTTLLGADDKAGITEIVTAMEYLINHPEIKHGDIRVGFTPDEEIGRGAHLFDVEKFAASWAYTMDGSQIGELEYENFNAASAKVTITGKSVHPGYAKNKMVNAISIANEFISILPPEETPQNTSGREGFFHVHHFKGEIEHAEFEMIIRDHDKGLFEKRKQLIRDIATQLNKSYNDCISIDIKDQYYNMREKVEPVFQIVEIAQAAMQAVGVKPIIKPIRGGTDGSQLSYKGLPCPNIFAGGHNFHGKYEYIPVQSMQKATEVIIKICEIVSTARPKST, from the coding sequence ATGAAGCATATCATTAACCGCTTTTTGAAATATGTGACAATTGACACTCAAAGCGACCCCAATTCAAAAACAACCCCCAGTACTGAAAAACAGTGGTATCTAGCAGATTTATTAGCTGAGGAGCTAGAAGAAATAGGAATGACAGATGTCACCATAGATGATAACGCCTATATCATGGCCACCCTGCCCAGTAATATCGAGAATAAAGTGCCCACCATTGGTTTTATATCACATTTTGATACCTCCCCTGATTTTTCGGGTACTGATGTAAATCCGCAGATAATTGAGAATTATGACGGTAAGGATATCGTTCTGAATTCTGAAAAAAACATCATTCTTTCACCCGATTACTTTGAAGATTTAAAGCAATACAAAGGTCAGACCCTAATCACTACAGACGGCACCACTCTTTTAGGGGCTGACGACAAGGCGGGTATTACCGAAATCGTAACGGCGATGGAATACTTAATCAATCACCCTGAAATAAAGCATGGAGATATACGGGTAGGCTTTACCCCTGATGAAGAAATCGGGCGCGGCGCCCATCTTTTCGATGTCGAGAAATTCGCCGCCAGCTGGGCCTATACCATGGATGGTAGTCAAATCGGTGAGTTGGAATATGAAAATTTTAACGCTGCCAGTGCTAAAGTTACGATTACGGGCAAAAGTGTTCACCCAGGGTATGCCAAAAATAAAATGGTAAATGCTATAAGTATTGCCAATGAGTTTATAAGTATTCTGCCTCCTGAAGAAACTCCGCAAAACACCAGTGGTCGAGAAGGTTTCTTTCATGTACATCATTTTAAAGGCGAAATTGAACATGCTGAATTCGAAATGATCATAAGAGATCATGATAAGGGTCTCTTTGAGAAAAGAAAACAATTGATACGCGATATCGCCACCCAACTCAATAAATCTTACAACGACTGTATTTCAATTGATATTAAAGATCAGTACTACAATATGCGCGAAAAGGTAGAGCCTGTTTTTCAAATTGTCGAAATCGCCCAAGCTGCTATGCAAGCGGTTGGTGTAAAGCCTATAATCAAACCTATTCGAGGTGGCACCGATGGTTCACAGTTAAGTTATAAGGGATTGCCTTGCCCTAATATTTTTGCTGGCGGACATAATTTTCATGGAAAATATGAATATATACCGGTTCAGAGTATGCAAAAAGCTACGGAAGTGATAATCAAGATCTGTGAAATCGTAAGCACCGCAAGACCTAAAAGTACATAA
- a CDS encoding putative dehydrogenase: protein MYRNRRNFIKKSSLALAGSGAAFLFPMELLATMRKRVGPNDRINVGLIGCKGMGFSDLSSMLKLNEIDVIALCDVDESVLKARTADLEKAGIKKPMWYRDYRKLLDNKDVDVVIIGTPDHWHCLQLTDALQAGKDVYCEKPIANSVQEADIMLNYVGASDRMVQIGQWQRSQPHFVDAIDYVHSGKLGEIRLAKAWAYQGWMKPVPVVPDSAVPEGVDYKMWLGPAPERVFNANRFHFNFRWFWDYAGGLMTDWGVHLIDYALYGMKAATPKSVMALGGKFAYPNDASETPDTLQTVFEYDGFSILWEHATGIDGGNYGRNHGIAFIGNNGTLVVDRNGWEVIPEEEFQGWGKDGIPKMDAILKDKGNANGLDLHTANFIQAVKSRDASKLNAPIKVGYDAALVSHMGNVAYKTGNRIYWDESANKFKQEEANQFLKANYQNGWKLPML, encoded by the coding sequence ATGTACCGTAATCGACGAAACTTTATCAAAAAAAGCTCTCTTGCCCTAGCAGGCTCAGGTGCCGCATTTTTATTTCCTATGGAATTATTGGCAACCATGAGAAAACGTGTCGGACCCAATGATAGAATCAATGTAGGTCTTATCGGTTGCAAAGGAATGGGTTTTAGCGACCTAAGTTCTATGCTGAAACTCAATGAAATTGATGTGATTGCACTTTGTGATGTTGATGAAAGTGTTCTTAAGGCCAGAACTGCCGACTTGGAAAAAGCGGGTATTAAAAAACCAATGTGGTACCGTGATTATCGCAAGTTGCTTGATAATAAAGATGTAGATGTAGTCATTATCGGTACCCCAGACCATTGGCATTGCCTACAACTTACCGACGCGTTACAGGCCGGTAAAGATGTTTATTGTGAAAAGCCCATAGCAAACTCGGTACAAGAGGCTGATATCATGTTGAACTATGTAGGGGCGAGTGACCGAATGGTGCAAATAGGGCAGTGGCAAAGAAGCCAACCTCATTTTGTCGATGCCATAGATTATGTACACTCAGGTAAATTGGGTGAGATACGGTTGGCTAAGGCTTGGGCCTATCAGGGTTGGATGAAACCCGTGCCCGTCGTGCCAGATTCGGCGGTTCCAGAAGGTGTTGACTACAAAATGTGGTTAGGCCCAGCCCCTGAACGAGTTTTCAATGCTAATCGATTTCATTTTAATTTTCGCTGGTTTTGGGATTATGCAGGCGGTCTAATGACCGATTGGGGCGTTCACCTCATAGATTATGCGCTTTATGGTATGAAAGCGGCTACTCCGAAATCGGTGATGGCACTGGGCGGAAAATTCGCCTACCCCAACGATGCTTCCGAAACACCCGATACCTTACAGACGGTTTTTGAATACGATGGTTTTTCCATTTTGTGGGAGCATGCGACCGGTATCGATGGCGGTAATTACGGAAGAAATCACGGTATCGCATTTATTGGAAACAACGGCACTTTAGTGGTTGATCGTAACGGTTGGGAAGTTATACCGGAAGAAGAGTTTCAAGGTTGGGGAAAAGACGGTATACCTAAAATGGATGCAATTCTAAAAGATAAGGGTAATGCGAACGGACTAGATTTGCACACTGCCAACTTTATACAAGCGGTTAAAAGTCGTGATGCTTCTAAACTTAATGCACCCATTAAAGTGGGTTACGATGCAGCTTTGGTCTCCCATATGGGAAATGTCGCGTATAAAACCGGTAATCGTATCTATTGGGATGAATCAGCGAATAAATTCAAGCAAGAAGAAGCTAATCAATTTCTAAAAGCAAATTATCAGAACGGTTGGAAGTTGCCTATGTTATAA
- a CDS encoding protein translocase subunit yajC, whose product MGDIGQFLPMILIFVVAYFFMIRPQMKRQKDEKKFAADLKRGDRVITKSGLHGKIMDLNDKDFSCILETMAGKLKFDRSAISMEMSKKLNAPEKK is encoded by the coding sequence ATGGGTGATATAGGCCAGTTTCTTCCGATGATATTAATTTTTGTGGTAGCATATTTTTTTATGATACGCCCACAAATGAAACGTCAGAAGGACGAAAAAAAATTCGCTGCGGATTTAAAGCGTGGTGATCGGGTAATAACCAAAAGTGGACTTCATGGCAAGATTATGGATCTTAACGACAAAGATTTTTCTTGTATTTTGGAAACCATGGCAGGTAAGCTGAAGTTTGATCGTTCTGCCATTTCTATGGAAATGAGTAAAAAACTTAACGCTCCCGAAAAAAAATAA
- a CDS encoding NusB antitermination factor, protein MLTRRHIRVKVMQCIYALTQSKDDSLEKQEKFLRYSIDSMYTLYLLILSLLIELHQRASEQLKLSSKKYLATDSDSFPNQAKFVNNRLLLQIVNNEALKSELKKRKLNNWYLNDEYVRLVYKDMVESDEYSSYMKKGTNEYADDKDFLITLFKDIIAPNEKIYDYFEDDKLTWVDDFPIVNTFVLKLLKKAKESHPQSFFLPRLLKDDDDMSFAKKLLNKTLLNDAKWAKEIEGKTPNWDKDRIADIDAILLKMAICELLNFPSIPEKVTINEALEIAKEYSTPKSSIFINGILDKLVKEYRSSGQLNKMGRGLR, encoded by the coding sequence ATGCTAACACGTAGGCACATCAGGGTAAAGGTAATGCAATGTATTTATGCCCTGACCCAGTCGAAAGATGATTCTTTAGAAAAGCAGGAAAAATTTCTGCGCTACAGTATCGATAGTATGTATACGCTGTACCTGTTGATTTTAAGCTTGTTAATCGAACTACACCAACGTGCTTCAGAACAATTGAAGCTATCTTCAAAAAAATATTTGGCTACCGATTCTGACAGCTTTCCTAATCAAGCAAAATTCGTGAACAATAGATTGCTTTTGCAGATTGTTAACAACGAAGCTTTAAAATCAGAACTCAAAAAACGAAAACTGAACAATTGGTACTTGAACGATGAGTACGTAAGGCTCGTTTATAAAGATATGGTAGAGAGTGATGAATATTCATCCTACATGAAAAAAGGTACGAATGAATATGCTGATGATAAAGATTTTCTCATTACTCTTTTTAAGGATATTATCGCACCCAATGAAAAAATTTACGATTACTTTGAAGATGATAAGCTGACTTGGGTAGATGATTTTCCTATAGTCAACACTTTTGTTCTTAAATTACTTAAAAAGGCGAAAGAAAGTCATCCACAAAGTTTTTTCTTGCCCAGGCTGTTAAAAGATGATGATGACATGAGCTTTGCAAAAAAGCTTCTGAACAAAACGCTATTGAATGACGCAAAATGGGCGAAAGAAATTGAAGGGAAGACCCCGAATTGGGATAAAGACCGTATCGCCGATATTGATGCCATATTATTAAAAATGGCAATTTGTGAACTTTTGAATTTTCCGTCAATCCCTGAAAAGGTTACCATAAATGAGGCTTTAGAAATTGCTAAAGAATATTCTACCCCTAAGAGCAGCATTTTTATAAACGGAATATTAGACAAATTGGTGAAAGAATATCGATCAAGTGGTCAGTTGAATAAAATGGGCCGTGGTCTTAGGTAG